ACAGTAACTTAAAAGCAGCTCCTATGGACAAGATTAATATGTAAGATGTTTAAATATACAACAGATAGGTGCAGTGACATGTGTTGTTTTACTGGATAGTAAAGAGGGCCAGAACACAAATGCATGTTATGTTACCTTGTTCAACCAGTAagttctgtcttcctctcttatcCACCTGTAGACCCTGCACCTCGAACACCCTCCCCTATGGGGTGTACTGACTCAGGATGGGACATGGTTGGGAGGTAGGGTGAAGGATTGCAATCAGGGGTCATGCCCTCTATCAGGGGTCATGCCCTCCTCTGTCACCCAGAGAGAGGGTGACATTTACAGCGCCATAGCACGGCGACCTCCAGTCCATCAGGGAGTATCAGTCTCTTCTGAACTAAGCAACAGCAGGATCTCGTGACTGAGGATGAAGGTGAAGAAGTAGACACAGAGGTCGGCGAAGACGTCAGCCATCTTCCTGTAGGTGTCCATGAAGCGGTTGATGACCTCAGCGGGGATTCCAGACAGCAGGAGGGCGGCGGTCAGCACTGTGGTCTGCATCTTCTTCTCAACCTGGCGGAAAGTTATAACACGTTTATGTATCTATAATAATACTGCACAGGATATGACCACGTACATCTGACCCATTTGTTATAGCTGTGCTCCATTCACTACATAGTAACGGTGTAGATGTATCTCAAACCTTTGGAAAATACTTGTACAACCCCATGTAGGCCAGTTCGAGGGTGAGAAATGGTGCGAATATGGACTGCAAAAGAAAAGAGTACAACCTAGTTAGTGAAATGCTACAGATCTACTCTCATATCACAATCAGTGCAGCCGAATCGAAGACAGAATAGGTCAGTGGTATTGAACAAATTCAAAAACCTCAAGGGAAGATGCAACACTTTTCTGATCCGACTCACCAGATACTTGCAGACAAAACCTCGGACAAAGATGGCGAGGAGGACACTGCCGACAAGTCTGAAGAGCCTGAAGGAGTCCAACTCTTCTGGGTCTGACCCGGCTGCATCCTGGGCTTGATTCTCATTGGCGAGTTGGCCTCTGAGCTTCATGGCGTCATCAAAGCGGGATAAATACTTCTGCAACCCTCTGCGTGGGGATTCGGAATGGCTGGGCTCATCAGCTGCCAGCTGGGCCTCTCCCCGTGGCCTTTGTCGGACCCCTGGAGTCACATCCTTGTCTACACCCAGCACCTCGCTGCTGTCTGGCAGGGGAGAGCCTTTCCTCTCTGGAAGATCGCTATGGGGGTGGCTGCTGCCTACTGCCTCTGGGAGGAATGGAGACAGTCTTGGGGATGAGGATGCTGACCACGGCTTGTTCCTGTCCAAGTCCAGGTGGAACCTAGGCTCTGTGACACGACTTGACGCTCCTGTATGAGACGGCATTGTCAGTTTAATGGATTAGGCTAACTAGACTTCTCTGTGAAGTGAGATACGAACATAGAGATTCTATATATGGATATACACAGTACCAGAATCTTTttca
Above is a window of Oncorhynchus tshawytscha isolate Ot180627B linkage group LG30, Otsh_v2.0, whole genome shotgun sequence DNA encoding:
- the camlg gene encoding calcium signal-modulating cyclophilin ligand, whose translation is MDAPEEKTSLSAAQRRAEIRRRKLLMNSEDRMNRIVGFTKAEAEKNGASSRVTEPRFHLDLDRNKPWSASSSPRLSPFLPEAVGSSHPHSDLPERKGSPLPDSSEVLGVDKDVTPGVRQRPRGEAQLAADEPSHSESPRRGLQKYLSRFDDAMKLRGQLANENQAQDAAGSDPEELDSFRLFRLVGSVLLAIFVRGFVCKYLSIFAPFLTLELAYMGLYKYFPKVEKKMQTTVLTAALLLSGIPAEVINRFMDTYRKMADVFADLCVYFFTFILSHEILLLLSSEETDTP